From Lagenorhynchus albirostris chromosome 10, mLagAlb1.1, whole genome shotgun sequence, the proteins below share one genomic window:
- the GP9 gene encoding platelet glycoprotein IX produces the protein MSIWAVLLLIWAAAEASEDCPAACACRALDTMGLLVDCRGRGLAVMPALPAHTRHLLLANNSLRSVPRGAFDHLPQLQSLDVAHNPWRCDCGVTYLRLWLEDRAPAELLRVRCAGPGPASGRALGQLSGSELGSCGWILRATWADTGPWWDAALAVVAALGLALLAGLLCTVSVPRA, from the coding sequence ATGTCCATCTGGGCTGTCCTGCTCTTGATCTGGGCGGCCGCCGAGGCCTCCGAGGACTGCCCCGCCGCGTGCGCCTGCCGCGCCCTGGACACCATGGGGCTGCTGGTGGACTGCAGGGGCCGGGGACTTGCGGTGATGCCCGCCCTCCCGGCACATACGCGCCACCTCCTGCTGGCCAACAACAGCCTGCGCTCAGTGCCCCGGGGAGCCTTCGACCACCTGCCGCAGCTGCAGAGCCTCGACGTGGCGCACAACCCCTGGCGCTGCGACTGCGGCGTCACGTACCTGCGCCTTTGGCTGGAGGACCGCGCGCCCGCGGAGCTGCTGCGCGTGCGCTGtgccggccccggccccgcctccGGCCGCGCGCTCGGACAGCTCAGCGGCTCCGAGCTGGGCAGCTGCGGCTGGATCCTGCGGGCGACCTGGGCCGACACGGGGCCCTGGTGGGACGCGGCGCTGGCCGTCGTGGCCGCGCTGG